The nucleotide window tctttcttctccttcttcctcttctatttttctttttctgttttgattAGGAAAGGTAAAAGAACATATAATTTCCAGTTAGTATAACATAGTTCCAGAATTATGCTGGAATGACATGGGAAACACTGGAAAAAAGTTTCATGGCTGTATTGTAGATTATATGGAGAGTATGATTCATGTACatttttctctcattctttcAAATTTCTGAGGCCTATGTGCAGGACGTAACTATGACATACAATGTCAATGACAATATGGGTTGAGAGCATCCAAAATTCCTAGCTAAAACAGGAACCTCAGACTCCATAACAGATGGGTCAGTGACACCATTAACAATCGCCCCAAGAACACAATAACTCAAGCACTTGCATATGCTTAAACACTATATGATGATTCTGGTTAAGAGGGAATGAAGGGCAAAAGAGGAGCCTTTGGTTACATTATCAAGTGACCATAATTCTTACACCATATCTCTAACCAATCATGGATAGCCTACAAGCTAGAAATTGCCAGCACTTATTTCCACATAACTACTCTTTATATAATGGCTGCAAGTCTGAAAATCTAGAAGGATTAATCAGGAGACTAGAGCTTGAATGAAGGTAAAATATGTGTAAGAGGGAACCATCTCACTAGTTAACAAAGCATAAATAGTAATTCTACATTCACAAATGCCAGCAAAAGTAAGAACGATAAATTATACAAGTTAGCAAGCCCAACCTAAGAGCTGCAACAAGGTCACTAGGAGATAACCCATCAGTAGCATCTTTTGTTCGAGGAAACAGAACAACAGGGATTTCCTTATTTTTTGCATACTCTGCACCTCCACAATCTGTGAGATAAACAGAAGGAACACATATGAAGTCTTATGCAAATGCCAAACAAAATTCAAGCATTACATCTCcaaacaacaattttttatgttgtctTTTAGCTTGCAACACATATCTAGCTCCTTAAGGGAAAGATACAAATAACAAATTGTAGAATGCCTCAAATTCTGATCAAAAGATTCTTCATAACAATATAAAGAGTAAGCAAGTTACACTACTCATCTCATGGAGTGCTTAAaaaccagaaacaaaaaaaaaaccaaacgaAAGCCACAATCATTAAACACTCTCACTGCTAATCAATCACGTGTAAGGGGCACCAAATTACAAACACAAACATGGAACTTGGGCAACAAAACCGAGAGCAaccaaaaacacatcaaaagaAAGATAGTGACTTTACCAGTAAAGTGGTCAGTTGAGGCACATAAAAggattataaacaaaataaaaggaaaaacataccAGGTTTATTCGTAACCAAAACAACAATATCTCCATGAACTAACCCCTCGAAGCAAGCACCATGAATAGACTTAAAGTTTGAACCACCACCAGAGACGAAAACAGCTAGCTTCTTCCTTTGAACAACCTGGGGCCTCTTGTAATCTTTCTCTTCAAGAACAGCATTTTCTGAAGCatttacacaaaaaaatatcttcttcAAAGACCCTTTAAAGCATGGTGAATGGTGTGTTTTGAAGGAGACGCAATTGTGGGATTGAAGCAAAGAGTGAAAAGAAGGGTTTGATggtaaagaagaagagaagggttTTTTAGAGGTCCGGGTTAATGGAATATTGTAGTTTGGGAAAAACCCAGAAAGCAAATTTTGAGCTTCCATTGAAAcagattat belongs to Populus nigra chromosome 18, ddPopNigr1.1, whole genome shotgun sequence and includes:
- the LOC133678163 gene encoding phosphoribosylglycinamide formyltransferase, chloroplastic isoform X1, encoding MEAQNLLSGFFPNYNIPLTRTSKKPFSSSLPSNPSFHSLLQSHNCVSFKTHHSPCFKGSLKKIFFCVNASENAVLEEKDYKRPQVVQRKKLAVFVSGGGSNFKSIHGACFEGLVHGDIVVLVTNKPDCGGAEYAKNKEIPVVLFPRTKDATDGLSPSDLVAALRSLEVDFILLAGYLKLIPAELIRAYPRSILNIHPSLLPAFGGKGYYGMKVHKAVIASGARYSGPTIHFVDEHYDTGRILAQRVVPVLANDTAEELAARVLHEEHQLYVEVMAALCEDRLIWREDGVPLIQNRENPNEYS
- the LOC133678163 gene encoding phosphoribosylglycinamide formyltransferase, chloroplastic isoform X2; the encoded protein is MEAQNLLSGFFPNYNIPLTRTSKKPFSSSLPSNPSFHSLLQSHNCVSFKTHHSPCFKGSLKKIFFCVNASENAVLEEKDYKRPQVVQRKKLAVFVSGGGSNFKSIHGACFEGLVHGDIVVLVTNKPDCGGAEYAKNKEIPVVLFPRTKDATDGLSPSDLVAALRSLEVDFILLAGYLKLIPAELIRAYPRSILNIHPSLLPAFGGKGYYGMKVHKAVIASGARYSGPTIHFVDEHYDTGRILAQRVVPVLANDTAEELAARVLHECYFLGDVHPGITIQEPTIG